A part of Perca fluviatilis chromosome 15, GENO_Pfluv_1.0, whole genome shotgun sequence genomic DNA contains:
- the rasd4 gene encoding rasd family member 4 — protein sequence MSFEVKEKTEVRLVFLGAAGVGKTALIQRFLKDTFEPKHRRTVEELHRKEYEVAGVKVTISIMDTSGSYSFPAMRKLSIQSSDAFALVYAVDDPGSLEAVKSLREEILEVKEDRYTPIVVIGNKIDRRDERQVSSKDVLSMMELDWNHSFVESSAKDNINVLEAFRELLQQANLPSRLSPALCRRRETFPKESKKRPPLNKTKSCLVS from the coding sequence ATGTCTTTTGAAGTGAAGGAGAAGACGGAGGTGCGTCTGGTGTTTttgggagcagcaggagtggGGAAGACAGCCCTCATCCAACGCTTCCTCAAAGACACTTTTGAGCCCAAGCACCGGCGGACAGTGGAGGAGCTCCACAGGAAAGAGTACGAGGTGGCGGGTGTCAAGGTCACCATCAGCATCATGGACACCAGCGGCAGCTACTCCTTTCCTGCCATGCGGAAGCTCTCCATCCAGAGCAGCGACGCCTTTGCCCTGGTCTACGCCGTGGATGACCCAGGATCCCTGGAGGCAGTCAAGAGTCTGCGAGAGGAGATCCTGGAAGTCAAAGAGGACAGGTACACGCCTATCGTGGTGATAGGCAACAAGATAGACCGTCGAGACGAGCGCCAGGTGTCCAGCAAGGACGTGCTGTCCATGATGGAGCTGGACTGGAACCACAGCTTCGTGGAGTCCTCTGCCAAAGACAACATCAACGTGCTGGAGGCTTTCAGAGAGCTGCTCCAGCAGGCCAACCTGCCCAGTCGGCTGAGTCCAGCGCTGTGCCGGAGACGGGAAACCTTCCCCAAGGAGAGCAAAAAGCGACCTCCTCTGAACAAGACCAAGAGCTGCCTCGTCTCATAA